From Permianibacter aggregans, a single genomic window includes:
- a CDS encoding ATP-binding protein — MAYRGRKQLLTAGIIYLLGVILVTVIWLRFLQKNTLDTIDQRLLNAAAEVADVLPADFHDRATSAASVTRDEDKRNLEALSSHARLAGFAYLYTYVLKNNLIYFTASSYDDDDVESGTVSYYWTPYPEAHQGFFDAYHDNKITYATYTDRWGTFRTVLLPRTSPGGQRYVVGADIDISEIDDALWSQVPWVVGAALLLLAFAVPMAFTMRRTLEKINADLRQLNQALESDLAERERVEHELRTATEKANVANESKSRFLANMSHEMRTPLNGISGMTELLLDTPLGETQREYAERIQQCSQALLETIHHVLDVASIESGHARFQYRSIDIREWLDEHLSVFALTIARQQIDLAVEVSVRTPRLIQMDPERLWQVLGNLIGNAIKYTERGGVHVHLDWHDHQLFVEVEDSGIGIPLEHQESIFDAFAQADTSATRRHEGSGLGLTLARDLCRLMGGKLWLERSTPLGSLFSFKLPAGAEDSLSTVFMPTPRMRIAVVSDFVPYVQQMHYQLGPHGISLLRLNDVNALLNFEPDAGTKAIIIDSKFGGEALTLCRQKAGADLTLIWLHWIGEETPELASEPLRRLCKPLSAQNLKQVLAEFLPAGAAPISEEESHKMPVAARILVAEDNLVNQTIIMRMLALAGMQADAVDNGLAAVFAVREKRYDVVLMDIQMPELDGLQATQMILAEKGRDAPLIIGLSAHATLDQIDDARRAGMQEYLTKPVRRETLIATLRRVLERRVNSEVPSSR, encoded by the coding sequence ATGGCCTATCGCGGTCGCAAGCAGTTATTGACGGCAGGCATCATCTACCTGCTCGGCGTCATTCTGGTCACGGTGATCTGGCTGCGTTTTCTGCAAAAGAACACGCTCGACACCATTGATCAGCGACTGTTGAATGCGGCCGCCGAAGTCGCTGATGTGCTGCCAGCCGATTTTCATGATCGCGCCACCAGCGCCGCCAGCGTTACCCGTGACGAAGACAAGCGCAATCTCGAAGCCTTGTCCAGCCATGCCCGGCTGGCTGGTTTTGCCTACCTCTACACCTATGTATTGAAAAACAACCTGATCTATTTCACGGCGTCCAGCTACGACGATGATGACGTCGAGAGCGGCACGGTCAGTTATTACTGGACACCATATCCGGAAGCGCATCAGGGCTTTTTTGACGCTTACCACGACAACAAAATCACTTATGCCACCTACACCGATCGCTGGGGCACGTTCCGCACCGTGCTGCTGCCGCGAACCTCACCGGGCGGCCAGCGCTATGTGGTCGGCGCCGATATCGACATCAGCGAAATCGACGACGCACTCTGGAGCCAGGTGCCTTGGGTAGTCGGCGCTGCACTATTGCTGCTGGCCTTTGCCGTGCCGATGGCATTCACGATGCGGCGCACACTGGAGAAAATCAACGCCGATTTACGGCAATTGAATCAGGCGCTGGAATCGGATTTGGCCGAACGCGAACGAGTCGAGCACGAGCTGCGCACGGCTACCGAAAAAGCCAATGTCGCCAACGAAAGCAAGAGCCGGTTCCTGGCCAATATGAGTCATGAAATGCGCACACCGCTGAACGGCATCAGTGGCATGACCGAATTGCTACTCGACACGCCGCTCGGCGAAACCCAGCGCGAGTATGCCGAGCGTATTCAGCAATGCAGTCAGGCGCTGCTGGAAACCATTCACCACGTGCTCGATGTCGCCAGCATCGAATCCGGCCATGCCCGCTTCCAGTATCGCAGCATCGATATCCGCGAATGGCTTGATGAGCATTTGTCAGTGTTCGCGCTGACCATTGCCCGCCAGCAGATTGATTTGGCCGTCGAGGTCTCTGTGCGCACCCCACGACTGATTCAGATGGACCCGGAACGGCTGTGGCAGGTGCTCGGCAATTTGATTGGCAACGCCATCAAATACACCGAACGCGGCGGCGTGCATGTGCATCTGGATTGGCACGATCATCAGCTATTTGTTGAAGTCGAAGACAGCGGTATCGGCATTCCGCTGGAACACCAGGAATCGATATTCGATGCCTTTGCCCAAGCCGACACCTCGGCGACGCGTCGGCATGAAGGCAGCGGTTTGGGCCTGACCTTGGCGCGTGATTTATGCCGGCTGATGGGCGGCAAACTGTGGTTGGAGCGCTCGACGCCGCTTGGTTCACTGTTCAGTTTCAAACTGCCAGCCGGCGCTGAAGATTCGCTGTCGACGGTTTTCATGCCAACACCCCGAATGCGCATCGCCGTTGTCTCAGACTTTGTGCCTTATGTACAGCAGATGCATTACCAGCTGGGTCCACATGGCATCAGTTTGCTTCGTTTGAACGACGTCAATGCGCTGCTCAATTTCGAGCCGGATGCAGGTACCAAAGCGATCATCATTGACAGCAAATTTGGCGGAGAGGCATTGACCTTATGTCGACAAAAAGCGGGAGCGGATTTGACGCTGATTTGGCTGCATTGGATCGGTGAAGAAACGCCGGAGCTGGCCAGTGAGCCGCTGCGCCGATTGTGCAAGCCGTTGTCCGCACAAAACCTGAAGCAGGTATTGGCTGAGTTCCTGCCAGCGGGCGCGGCGCCGATTAGCGAAGAAGAAAGCCACAAAATGCCGGTCGCGGCACGCATTCTGGTGGCTGAAGACAATTTGGTGAATCAAACCATCATCATGCGCATGCTGGCATTGGCCGGTATGCAAGCCGATGCCGTCGACAACGGCCTGGCCGCCGTATTCGCCGTGCGCGAAAAACGTTACGACGTCGTGTTGATGGATATTCAGATGCCTGAACTGGATGGCCTGCAGGCAACGCAGATGATCCTGGCAGAAAAAGGCCGTGACGCACCGTTGATTATTGGCCTGTCCGCGCATGCAACGCTGGATCAGATCGATGATGCCCGTCGCGCAGGAATGCAGGAATATCTGACCAAACCGGTACGCCGGGAAACGCTGATTGCCACCTTGCGTCGGGTGCTGGAGCGTCGAGTCAATAGTGAAGTGCCAAGCTCACGTTAA